GCAGATCCTGGCGCAATTCCTCCATGGTCGGCCTTCCAAAGAACCAGTATCCGCAATAGATCTTATGGATGATGAGCCCCGGCTCAAGAACAACAACGTGAGGGATCATGGGATTGTGTAGAGGATCTGTATATTCGGCGATGTCGAGGTCCTTTTGCACAACACGGCCTGCGTCCGACAGAAAGGGCCAGTGTGCTCCGACCCCGCTGCGGTATTCGTTCGTCTCCGTGAGCGTATCCGTGCTGATCGTCACAAGACGGCAATAGCCCACTTCCATCTCGCGATGCAGCTCGATAAGACCTTCATTCTGGCGGCGGTCCTTTGGACAGAAGCCTCCGCGACTTAACACGACGATCATGGGGTCCGTGCCTTGAAGTTCGGACAATTTCCGCCGTGTCGCTGTCTGGTCGGTTAATTCGTAATCAGGAAAACGAGTTCCAGGCACGATGTCGTTTCGCATGTTCTTGAGGGTCTCCCTTCACTGAGTTGAGGGTCACTATGCAGCGTGATCCGTTTTTTGAGCGGGCTTCACGCCATATGTCCGCCACTCATCTTCTTGCCTCTTCCTTGCTTCCGTTTCACGGGCAAACCTGCTCGGCGAGATGAGTTGCCCATTGTTAAGCCTTCTCTGCCTGCAGGTGTTTCCAAACATCGAAAGCAGTGAGCAATCCAAGGAAAAGGATGGCAGTGGGAACAACGGGTGGCTTGATACCGAAAGGAAGAACGTTGGCAGGCACTCCGGGCTGCAGGTGGACGTAGATTGCCACGAACATCTGAATGAGGAGGATGAAGCACGCGGTCAGCAGGATTTGATCCTTGCTTTTTACGGTGAGCGATCTCCGAAGCCATGGCAGGAGGAAGAGAACTCCGACGACCATTTCACTCACTTTGCCTGGGAGAATTAGTTGGTGGGGTAGATGACTCTGTTGAAACTGAACATCAAACCATCCACGGATTGGCTGGAAGAATTTAAGGAATCCGAACATGAACATCCACACTCCCAAGAGCAGGGTTAAAACTTTTAGACGGCCAGGCATACTCTTCTCCTATTTTGTCTTTTGATTTCCGGAGCCATTCCGCGTGCTATCTTTTCGAATCGCCTAGTTACTAGGCGGGCGTTTTTGTATGCTCCATGACTTCTCTTGCGATGTCGAACACTTCTGAAGGTTCGGGGCGGAAACGATAATCAGGGTCTGCCTTGACATCGCGGATCACACCGTTCCCATCAATGAAGAAACGCGCTGGGATTGGGAGTTGCCAGCTACTTGCTTCATTTATCGCCTGAATGTCCAGGTTGAGTACGCTGCTGTAAATCTTCTTAAGATCATCAGGGAAGGTGTAGACCAACCCAAAGGCCTTGGCGATCTCGTTATTGGTGTCCGCTAGCAAGCTGAACTTCAACTTCCCGGCCGTCGCCTGCTTGCGAGTTCTGTCCAGGCTTTGCGGAGAAAGGACAACAAGTTCTACACCAGCTTGCCGAAGCTGGTCATACGCTTCG
This genomic stretch from Terriglobus saanensis SP1PR4 harbors:
- a CDS encoding redoxin domain-containing protein, which gives rise to MRNDIVPGTRFPDYELTDQTATRRKLSELQGTDPMIVVLSRGGFCPKDRRQNEGLIELHREMEVGYCRLVTISTDTLTETNEYRSGVGAHWPFLSDAGRVVQKDLDIAEYTDPLHNPMIPHVVVLEPGLIIHKIYCGYWFFGRPTMEELRQDLRAVSKKCRQDWDITTPEMKQAWQEGRKDLFYPYGRTYTQTIREQE
- a CDS encoding peroxiredoxin-like family protein — protein: MSLAQTLVELRDKFAKILPESATAIMEGHIESLRKSGAVDQIIKPGAKAPTFTLINQHGEDISSVDLIKRGPLVVSFTRGSWCPFCSAEVRALNEAYDQLRQAGVELVVLSPQSLDRTRKQATAGKLKFSLLADTNNEIAKAFGLVYTFPDDLKKIYSSVLNLDIQAINEASSWQLPIPARFFIDGNGVIRDVKADPDYRFRPEPSEVFDIAREVMEHTKTPA